From one Amycolatopsis sp. FDAARGOS 1241 genomic stretch:
- a CDS encoding DUF6098 family protein, whose amino-acid sequence MELPTVTDLDGLAALFGREGGEDLYVRWSHGPEADIADSERAESSRDALTGAALPGLSANSLRTEPWWCGRSTRLWLARRLYDYEHLRDLRGPGVRPWVLRGREIARGPDNEPLVVDVEPLAWVADAVLHEARRLVDEQQSAEWGPLDRRVHTR is encoded by the coding sequence ATGGAGCTGCCCACGGTGACTGATCTCGACGGCCTGGCCGCGCTGTTCGGCCGCGAAGGCGGAGAGGACCTGTACGTCCGCTGGTCCCACGGTCCGGAGGCCGACATCGCGGACAGCGAGCGCGCGGAGTCCAGCCGGGACGCGCTGACGGGCGCGGCGCTACCGGGGTTGTCGGCCAACTCGCTGCGGACCGAACCGTGGTGGTGCGGCCGCTCGACGCGGCTGTGGCTGGCGCGGCGCCTGTACGACTACGAGCACCTGCGCGATCTGCGCGGACCGGGCGTGCGCCCGTGGGTGCTGCGCGGCCGCGAGATCGCCCGCGGTCCCGACAACGAGCCGCTGGTCGTGGACGTGGAGCCGCTCGCCTGGGTCGCCGACGCGGTGCTCCACGAAGCCCGGCGCCTGGTGGACGAACAGCAGTCGGCGGAGTGGGGGCCGCTGGATCGCCGCGTGCACACCCGGTGA
- a CDS encoding ATP-binding protein, producing MCPARSADPAATLTLCRPARVDDATALRRALAQWAGARGLPAPLVSDVELAAYEALMNAVEHAYAGGTPGDVEIHARQDRESLRVTVTDHGHWQPVRRAGSLHGRGVPLIRLLADRADFHSGTDGTTVTMTWHLPSAGPG from the coding sequence ATGTGCCCGGCTCGCAGCGCCGATCCCGCCGCCACGCTGACTCTGTGCCGGCCTGCGCGCGTCGACGACGCCACCGCGCTGCGCCGCGCCCTCGCCCAATGGGCCGGCGCCCGCGGGCTGCCCGCCCCGCTCGTGTCCGACGTCGAACTCGCCGCCTACGAAGCACTGATGAACGCCGTCGAGCACGCCTACGCCGGCGGTACGCCCGGCGACGTCGAGATCCACGCGCGCCAGGACCGCGAGAGCCTCCGGGTCACGGTCACCGATCACGGCCACTGGCAACCGGTCCGCCGGGCCGGCTCCCTCCACGGCCGCGGCGTACCCCTGATCCGGTTGCTGGCCGACCGCGCGGACTTCCACTCCGGCACCGACGGCACCACGGTCACCATGACCTGGCACCTGCCGTCCGCCGGCCCGGGGTGA